The nucleotide window cactagtgtcttgctcttcttttttatttttaaagcctcaatgtatttatagaatttcaaaaatttagtttttgagttgacttaaaaaatgtagaaaatataatgctgttttaattttcatttcaggtaATGAGTCGACGCAGTCAAAGAATAATTCAGAGGTAAGAAATCTGCTTTTACTCAATATGTAAGTGTTAGTTGATATGCAAAATTGAGGAATGTTTTGGACATCTATACGTTTGATAAGACCATTTTAGGAGTTAATACTTTGAATACCTAATATTTAGTGGTGGCTTAATTTGTTAGTAACCAGAAGTTGTGTGGTCTTCTTGAactgtaatttgtttttcaatgtcCTGGGAAGTAACTGGATGATAATGTATCATTTTACTATCAGAAAATTTGTTTGCCAACTCTTAATGCGATGATAATAAGTAACAAGTTTGCAATGCTTTGCATTTATTATTTCAGTTCATGGCTATTGTTGTTTCACCTTATAACcaattgtttaattttcttgtcaTAATATGGcaaccaataaaaaaattttagcaGAAGCTTTATTAATCTACCTAAGAAACTCTCcattttttgcttgtttcaGAGATACAGCTATAACCAAATGCAGAAACATTCCTGGTTTTGATGAATCCACCCCGATCCAAAACAATACTATATGCATTGAAACATCTGCACAATCGTATGACGCCGAgccaaagaaggaaaagaaaatagaatcgAGTGAAACCTATGCACTgtaagtaaaaatttcagttaattcTATTCTAGTTGCAACCTTGCGTTGTTATCAAGTTTATTGTGTGACTTTAGATGTTCCTCAGAAGGTGGTTTGATCATCTTAATTGCCCATTGGCGGCTTTCCAACTGGCAATACTgcaaattaacaaaatttcacCACTTAAAATGTTGTAGTTTGAGCATTAGTCTTGTGAAACAAAATTACACTTTCCAAAATCTCATTAtgcatatttgtttttttacagacGTGAGTATTATTAAGTTTACTATTATGTTTACTATGCGGCTGTAGGTGCCCCTTAAATTGTGGTTTAAGCATCTTAATTATCTATTGGCTGCTTTCCAACTGTTAATACTGCAAATtgacaaaggaggggtatcgttaagggccttttttgggcctaccctgaaattcctcaactctgcgtttttttggtcattgaaggtctatattttacggaatgcataatggtttggtcatttccgatctattttggggtctaccactggcctaaacatgggtctgaaggccaattttggcgaaaaatgcgggtttttcagcattcAACGCGCTATTGTAACCGATCctttcggaggacaaaaaattccttcaagtatgttcattagggatgtaagagtgtcactttggccaattttcgtcgatgtcaaactttgcgctcatagttaaaaaaaaactttttagaattttgttcAACCCAAGTGGCATACATGTAGTAgaattccaatttatttttaaaacaaccgaTCTTATATTTTCCTCTACACAGGGTGAACGTTGCAAATGATATATCGAACAATGATTCTGATATTACGCATCCAGTAAAtgaagcagaaaattcattcaTCGAAAATCTTGAAACACATCAGTCGAACTCAAAGcctaaaaagaagataaaatcaaAGTCACGTGACTTATCGTAAGTACAAACCTGCAACtttgttttttataaaaataggaataattttaaattaactgtaaaGCTTGGAAtaagtatgcaatttttcccTGCCAGGAAATGTGATAGTTTCAagaatatacaattttttttctctttttttttatttcaacaatggGCAACcttgactttttgccgatggattcgttGGAACTCGGTTTCGGGTGTATCTGAATAGGAGGAAAACGATAAgctgataaaaaatacataaaagaaCAGAAAATACATTCGGAATGCTGTAACCTTTGAGACAGGTACACACCTACATTAAATTGTGCCATGTCGAGGAATTATTTCTACCGGTTTTTGAAAAGAGTTGATCCGTTTTCAGCATTTGCGAACTGAATTAGTTAGTGCTACggagaaaactattttctcttCGCTGCTACGACTCATTGCTCcggagagaaattttttcttttcggagCAATTATAGTCTTAGCAGTGGAGGGATATTTTTCTGTAGCATACTACAGTTCGCAAATGCTGAAAACGATCAACTCTGTTCAACAACCGGAAAATAATTCCTCACATGCACAATTTATGTAGGCTGTTCTTGTGTAATGTGTGTTgtcaaataagccggaaattaaaacgattgcgtccttcgatgtacttgacattcaactgcattcaacctgttaataataagaaatcaactaatattctttcattttattggtctggattagcactgctttcagagagcgccaaaattcaaacgagccaatcagatttaaatattgcaaatcgctacatcgaatgacatcatgattcttcgttaaaaatggcgctttttgcaaaatctagggattttttaagtatatttgagcaaatctggggatttagggatttttagcgaaatctaggcattttttttcttccccgctagggatttaatatcggaagactggcttccagtatcgtagcgttgatcgtcgctgatgtcgaaatggaacctaatgccggacttactgtaacacctccattcctcaattccggtgaggaatacgtctctacccttaactcaatataaatatacaaattgataagtgagtgctttagtctcctgaaaacagaattgcgaaacttaaaattggagaaaaatgatgagtaaatgaaaaaatggaaccaattgatgggatatgtcgcatgccattctgacacaaaatatggcgtctatcgaatcaccttaactaaataaaataaccaaattttcaactctcaaactatcaactatcaactatcaaatttcaaactatcaaaatttccaacaatgacaaaaatgattgtaatatacctataatgtaatgaaatatacacgctctaatcatttaatttgtattacctttatgttatgtacctacatgttatactatttttataataaattttgccaacatgcttttcaattcagtctacaacatttcattccgacgtggcaataatgatttataatgcccctaatccattaaaatgaattacaatagtaatgccgcattataatgtcgtattatacatcgcaacgattcatgtcctactgattattgattattgtaagatgaattctgttttctctgattgtatgtttcatacgtgcgaagcaagtacgggtcactagaaacgtggttcgtacgggtggctgatgaaattgatcttcgaataccttttgatgagctagggaaatggaaccatctgcatctcatggacaataaatagttgccgtaattaaggtcatcccgtgattaaggtgccgtgatttaagtcataaattcttcatctaattcttgattcatctccaaaatgtctgctaaagctttcatgcgcttctccttgtatgcatgaatgagcaaattgggtatcgaacaagcggacactttttgaaaatttagatgattctggacaatatcgtacagaagtccacgagctgcagatagaaccattacctctagctcatcaaaagttattcgaagatcattcaacaacctctttgacaagttgcaaaaacttttcgttaacaatagtgtcacacggtactaggaatatttactatttaacgaaccttatatttccctgactcagtcctaaattatagaagtatgcgttacttttccagcaatccaaaaaaacaattatacaaaaaaccaatacctacactttcagatataaaaatgcaaattttttgcagcctcgctaaacgacttatcaaccagagattttttaggaagcggacctccaaagagctttcaaaattaaaagtatacaacaagtgataatgccatgtattcgccatatcaaagcccaatacacatttatacaccggctacgtaaatctgctaagttacaaaacatgaatcgacagttgtcggattgtacatcaatgacaaaatgtgtctaggccctcattcttgactacaactactgcccccagagccgctctccgacgccaatgcgttggagcttcctgctgtTTTTATTAtgttatcaattaatttttcaaatttcctcgCTAATGCTTTTAAAATGAAGACGAGTTATTTCTGCATAATTTTTCTACCATTTTTAACGCGACTCGAAAGTGACAACTTTTTTAACATCATCTATTCCTCGATATTCAGTGGGTTTTTGTCTCTCTGTATACCGCATGGTGCAAGTTTCAAACATGCATGCAATGCACTAAATGTatgatttaaaacaaaaactatGAGGAAACGTACAATTTTAACTGTAAATTATTCATAAAACTTAGCGGTATGTCCGACGCATTTGCATCGGATGTGCATAAAAAATGCAGCTTTTGAGAAAGCATAGGAAACTGAACTGAACTGAACAAGGAAAAAGGGCCAAAGACAACATCCATATTTGTCTAAAAacgtatttttgtgaaaaaattttaCCCCTTGATTTAGGTTGACACCATAATTTTGGATGCATTATGCACAATCACAattattgtaatcttccgtcgcatttctaaggcgcaatgatgcaactatttgaactctccggaatgcgtgaggtatcacgccgcatttgaaggcgttttcaaaacagccaagttccgatacccggattatcgttttgcatagttcatattcttttgttatattccgtaccacttgtttatttttaatcctcgtataaaattcaccaatttgctaaatacaattctagctggagcacATTTTAGccatgcattcaccactgcaaaaatgtcaaaggaaatcgataAAGCCAGCGTGTATAAGGCTATTTCGATTGTAATcatccgtcgcatttctaaggcgcaatgatacaactatttgaactctccggaatgtgtgaggtatcacgccgcatttgaaggcgttttcaaaacagccaagttccgatatctgGATGATCGTTTTgcatatttcattttcttttgttttcatttctaaccacttgtttatttataatcctcctataaaaattacccatttgctaaatacaattctagctggagcgcacttcagctatgcattcaccactgcaaaaatttcaaaggaaattgacaagcccagcgtgcatgaaggctatttcaattgaggacaccgcaccaaaaATAGCCTATAACTTGAAACCGCGTTTCGacaaaaacgcatttaaagttttgtttttgatgtactgcgcagacttttctatgcaggtaccctgttttggtgtttttgggtgacctaacccttctattgaaggatgccgggtagattttgcgatacattttgggtttacactctaatatatttaatttaaaaaagcggggtttaggccattattacgcccaacagtccttttggtggcaatatgaagtataaataattttaatcacgcatgattaaagcaaaatgaaagaatatcgatagtaagtaaagaaaggggtaactagcaccttataggcccttaagtttataggcccgcttataggtcgttcttgcacccatcgatccagtggcctgacttaactcgaaaaaaaaaggtttttcgacctcgagccgttacgtatctatattctatcgctaccacagcatagtccagggtacgtagaatccgaaaagcagatgggcgtaataacgacctacacgcctataggctgtccttggtgcggtgtcctcaattgaacGTCTATAAAACGCCTGCAAGTTATCGATTATGCAGCCTCCTAATACGCACCGCTCAGGGTACATCTTTACCATTCTGTCGTGCTACAATTTCTGTTCGTGCGTTGCCATATTGTTTTGATAAAAGACGAATTGTTACATGGAAAATGTATACTTATTCcccaattttctgtaaatttcaaggaaaaatattttcttaatttcatcaaaaatgaatgttttatggggtgggggggggggggggctgacaAAATCCGGATGCtctgctcatacagcgttttttctcagcacagaagcattgatggaaaaaattaatgaagagaTGACCATCTCccattttgtttaaaaaaaataattagaagtAATTTTAAGCTTATCAAGCCGCAAATTTTCTtccgccaaaaattcaaagacgagaaaaatatttaaatatgtGTCGAGTTTTATCTCTAGCATTAAACTTCGTGGGAAAATGGGACTTCTTCAAACCTCCTTTCATCTCCTCGATCTTAATTGAACGTCTATAAAACGCCCGCAGGTTATCGGTTATGCAGCCTGGCAACACTCGCCTCTCTTAAGGCATATTCACCTTTCTGCCaggctgagaaaaaacgccgtatgagcctttaggcttCGCCAAATTTCTTGCTATGATTTGGTTCATTACTGTTAAAGTTGGTTTAAGCAATCCCTTTTCAAGCATAAGATTTTCATCCTTACAAATGCTGTGGAAAGGGAATATTCACCTAAAACAGGCTCTGAGCGCTAACTCCAACAAAAGGTTTGTTTGAGAAAAACTTTTCACGTGATATTAACGATTCACAATATAAAAGTATTGCCTGTGTTGTAATTATGTCGGATATGTTTTTATTGTTTCTATATTATTATGGCTAATCACTCATAGGTTTGCGATATAATAATTTCTCTTACCTCCTCTTCTTCATATACAAGTCCTCGGTCGAAGGATTTTATGAAAAGTGCATTGCACTGCACTGCATGGAAAAACAATTCTCAACAATATCCACCCCCGAAAAGCTGGTCGACTGGTCAAAAGTTCAAGTCGAGAACTTCGGTCGTTGCTGCCGAAATGCAACAAGAATCTCAGCTTCAGCTGCCGAGATTTTCGCGGAGCGTGGGCGAATATtgctgaacattttttcttcgtaAGGAGGAAATCAGTGACTTGTGATTGAAGAACATCTATGTGTTTAAGCTCTTATCGTCAGCATGCTACCCCCTTTCAGAATTTCGCGGTACACCACGTGGAGTTTGacactctcaaaaaaaaaaaaaaaaaaaaaaaaaaaaaatcagcatgcTCGTGTTTTTATTATGCCTATTCGAGCATTTTCTCATAAAGTTTATCATACCGAAGTACTTACATTAGTAAGAATCATAATAAAATACAGCTAAAACTAAACTTTGAAATAAAGTAATGTCGAGCCACAGTGTTTTCATTGCCATCACCAATATGAAGTTCTTTGTAGTTCTTACTCATTCTCCGGATTTCctacaaaataaaacaaatgggCTCCCgtgtttaatttttgtcaattaCTACAGAATATGAAATTTTGTACTGACGAATTCCTCTCccttttttcttgaaagaaaaagcCTTTACTCTTGCTTAAGAATTCATGTAAGGTCATCGCACACGAGTCTTGTTTCAGCCTCGATTGCAGATGGAGAGGAGGGGGCAAGTAGCGCAACCCCATTTTACcgccgaaaattcaaaagttgTTGCCGCGGATGCGTTGATTGGTCAAAGTCGGTTATCGGTTCGCGGAAATCAGCTGATCTTCGCAAGCTCGCCTCTTTGTTTACATGAATTTCGTAGTTCCGTGagttaaatttttctctccacACTTCGCCTTCAAGGCAAGTGCCCAGCTCGAGTACTGGCTATTTAGTcgcaagttttttttacatgattttacCAGTTCGTTTTCAAGCTAGGTCATCCACTGCTTCTTGCACGTTGATCTTAAATGTAGGATCCTTGGAATGTGAGCCAATCCCGTACTTTTCTTTCTCCAATGTCTGTGGCTCTTTGTGTCTTTAGATTTGAAATTTGTGACCTTTCTGAAGATTCTGAAGGTAAGCACATTCTCAAAGTCGACAAAATATTATCTCCACCCTGATCAGTTTTTCGTTTTTCTACATAAGTTGGTTGAACTAAGTATGACTGGACCATTCA belongs to Bemisia tabaci chromosome 6, PGI_BMITA_v3 and includes:
- the LOC140224794 gene encoding uncharacterized protein, yielding MSRRSQRIIQRDTAITKCRNIPGFDESTPIQNNTICIETSAQSYDAEPKKEKKIESSETYALVNVANDISNNDSDITHPVNEAENSFIENLETHQSNSKPKKKIKSKSRDLS